Below is a genomic region from Chitinophagales bacterium.
GTGAAATTGTGAAAGTTCAAGCCTGCTGTGCCCATCCGGAGTTACCATCATGGCAATTTCCACTTGTTGATTCTCAAGGCCTGTTACCCGTCCGGCCCACTCCCCTTCCACCTTCATTCGACCTTCGAGTGACAGTCCGATTTCTGTGAAAAATGAAATGGCATTGTCAAGAGATTCCACCACAATGCCGACATTGTTCATTTCCATTAGTTTACTTTTTGACATGATTTAAGATTTCGTTAAAGTTCTTTGCTCGGGAATTGTTTTTTGCAAAACGCTGAGAGATAAATAGACCAACAACCGGAGAAGGATTCCACGCAGGCTGCGGCTTAAAATCTGCTTCTCCATCAGTCCGGATTGGAGATAAATCAGCACTAACAGCTGATAGTAAATTAGTGGCATTAAATTCCTCCATGTCCCCTCGGGAGACACGGAGGCGGTGAAAATGGTGCCTGAATGATGAACGGTCATTGATTGGTGGAGACTTTACCGTCATCAACATATTCCAGGATATCGCCGGGCTGGCATTCCAGGGCTTTGCAAATGGCTTCGAGGGTACTGAAGCGGATGGCTTTGGCCTTTCCGGTCTTTAAGATCGAAAGGTTCGATAAGGTCAGATCCACTTTTTCAGAAAGCCTGTTGAGTGAGATCTTCCTTTTGGCCATCATCACATCTAAGTTTACAATGATTGGCATAGATTATACAGTTAAATCATTTTCGTTTTGAATATCTACGCCTTTTTGGAAAATAGTCGCTATGATATAGATTACAGCCCCCATCATAATGAATGCTTGGCTGTCTGCCCAAAATTGATCTAAGTTGTCCGGGACAAAACCGTGATGCATTAAAGTTTTAGCTGACTGTCTGGCGATGTAGCTTAACAGTCCGATTGAAAGCG
It encodes:
- a CDS encoding helix-turn-helix transcriptional regulator; the encoded protein is MPIIVNLDVMMAKRKISLNRLSEKVDLTLSNLSILKTGKAKAIRFSTLEAICKALECQPGDILEYVDDGKVSTNQ